Proteins encoded in a region of the Tetrapisispora phaffii CBS 4417 chromosome 12, complete genome genome:
- the AMN1 gene encoding Amn1p (similar to Saccharomyces cerevisiae AMN1 (YBR158W); ancestral locus Anc_8.510) gives MNMFSRFGYPRKRPYEPLFDDVSNRVSKRRNSDDSQNSAELSVKTQFNNNTQLPTPEVSPIKPSGVLERKFSELNLIKHIPKTEDTHQIFKIPEILANILKFVQLQDYCESDKHAKEIKTLLRGRNAPQSYRHCLMMYQNEEVAKHIWNKLTEKSSQTTTNNDSNTLYNCLSVNKLWYYLGAPMFSEQIVFENEDMFRKFLINLTTPIKPKSIIIKNIRSTVDYTTYLLNPNLNLSEVTHLELKLCHYFVPPVQWFKNLTKLETLSFPGSKKISDRYLFEVLMDGSLSNLKHLDLRACENVTDAGIVYVATKCPQLQSCNLGRHKSGESITGVSVAALSMHTNIETLGLTGCNINDAAIWELANTCGKNITRLAINNCKLLSNLSLRIITNYTYFPNLSVLEIKNVPGFIEVKSLVVFKNWKHSIKRPFLLETCERVNKLIQTEESKVMRTNSLTAIRDMTEWVNENIEDKC, from the coding sequence atgaatatgTTCAGTCGGTTTGGATATCCACGCAAAAGGCCATACGAACCATTGTTCGATGATGTCAGCAATAGAGTTTCTAAGAGACGTAACTCAGACGATTCACAAAATAGTGCTGAATTATCAGTAAAGACGCAATTCAACAATAATACTCAACTTCCCACTCCAGAAGTTTCTCCAATTAAACCAAGTGGGGTGCTAGAGAGAAAATTCTCAGAATTGAATCTCATTAAACATATTCCAAAAACAGAAGATACAcatcaaatattcaagatTCCTGAAATTCTAGCGAATATTCTTAAATTCGTACAGCTGCAAGATTACTGTGAATCTGATAAGCATGCCAAAGAGATAAAGACTCTGCTCCGGGGCAGAAATGCTCCACAATCCTATAGACATTGTTTGATGATGTATCAGAATGAGGAAGTTGCAAAACACATTTGGAATAAACTAACAGAAAAATCCTCACAAACTACAACAAATAATGACTCAAATACTCTATACAATTGTCTATCAGTCAACAAATTATGGTACTATCTTGGTGCCCCAATGTTTTCTGAACAGATTGTATTTGAGAATGAAGACATGTTcagaaaatttttaataaatctaaCAACACCAATAAAACCAAAAtccattatcattaaaaatatacgTTCAACTGTCGATTACACCacttatttattaaacccaaatttaaatctatCAGAAGTGACCCATttagaattgaaattatgTCACTATTTTGTTCCACCAGTACAATGGTTTAAAAATCTAACAAAGTTAGAGACGTTATCATTCCCAGGAAGCAAAAAAATCAGCGATAGGTATTTATTTGAGGTCCTAATGGATGGGTCATTAAGCAATCTGAAACATTTAGATTTAAGGGCCTGTGAAAATGTAACAGATGCAGGAATCGTTTATGTAGCAACAAAATGCCCTCAATTACAATCGTGCAATTTAGGGAGACACAAGTCTGGAGAATCGATAACTGGTGTCTCAGTGGCAGCATTATCCATGCATACAAATATTGAAACGCTGGGTCTAACCGGATGTAACATTAACGATGCTGCCATTTGGGAATTGGCTAATACATGTGGAAAAAACATAACGAGATTAGCAATAAACAATTGCAAACTTTTATCAAACTTGAGTTTGAGaataattacaaattaTACATATTTTCCAAACTTATCAGTGTTGGAAATAAAAAACGTCCCGGGATTCATTGAGGTGAAAAGTCTTGTAGTctttaaaaattggaaacattcaataaaacgcccatttttattagaaaCTTGCGAAAGAgtgaataaattaatacaGACTGAAGAATCAAAAGTAATGAGAACTAATTCATTGACTGCCATACGGGATATGACAGAATGGgtcaatgaaaatattgaagacAAATGTTAA
- the CNS1 gene encoding HSP70/90 family co-chaperone CNS1 (similar to Saccharomyces cerevisiae CNS1 (YBR155W); ancestral locus Anc_8.506), producing MSKLPKYVPGVNDPILPPQLSEFKDKTTDEVLEELNRMPFFMTKLDDSDGNGGSNVTLDALKALAYEGEPHEIAENFKKQGNEAYKLKQYRNARVLYERGIEVNCNNDKINELLFVNKAACELEMKNYRSCINDCKKALSFNPLNVKCYFRMAKAFSAIEKYDESRESIEFGLKVDSRNSSLLNLLKTIIKKQEEKTAYRLKLEREKQEKEGKMIILENAIKLRNIKIINTDSAPDLLKEAKFSLEDPMDFESQLIFPAIAMFPTTDEFDFIASVSELTTVGELLDLLMDRPSEWFAMEKHRNFSSKKLVAYMETLAGGLVKVGKKLSFHEIFKMDTPKIPMFDDAAKIYLVPKVDSDDWLVKWDKSSAIEKRI from the coding sequence ATGTCGAAATTACCAAAATATGTCCCTGGTGTCAATGACCCGATTTTGCCTCCACAATTATctgaatttaaagataagACTACCGATGAAGTTCTTGAAGAATTGAATAGAATGCCATTCTTTATGACCAAATTGGATGATTCAGATGGCAATGGTGGTTCAAATGTCACATTAGATGCTTTAAAAGCTTTAGCATACGAAGGTGAACCTCATGAAATTGctgaaaatttcaaaaaacaaGGCAATGAAGCTTATAAATTGAAACAGTATAGAAATGCAAGAGTTTTATATGAAAGAGGTATTGAAGTTAACTGCAACAATGACAAGATTAATGAACTgctttttgtaaataaagCTGCATGTGAattagaaatgaaaaattatagaaGTTGTATTAATGACTGTAAGAAAGCGTTATCATTCAATCCATTGAATGTTAAATGTTATTTCCGTATGGCCAAAGCATTTTCagcaattgaaaaatatgatgAATCAAGAGAATCTATTGAATTTGGTTTGAAAGTAGATTCTAGAAATAGTTCTCTATTAAATTTACTGAAGACaatcattaaaaaacaagaagaaaagacTGCATATAGGCTGAAGTTAGAAAGAGAAAAGcaagaaaaagaaggtAAAATGATTATCCTTGAGAATGCTATTAAATTAAGaaacattaaaataattaatacCGATTCAGCTCCAGATTTACTAAAAGAAGCAAAGTTTTCTTTAGAAGATCCAATGGATTTTGAATCTCAATTGATATTTCCAGCAATTGCGATGTTCCCGACAACagatgaatttgattttattgcATCTGTTAGTGAATTGACTACTGTCGGTGAATTACTAGATTTACTAATGGATAGACCATCAGAATGGTTTGCAATGGAGAAACACAGAAATTTCAGTAGCAAGAAATTAGTTGCCTATATGGAAACATTGGCTGGTGGTTTAGTTAAAGTTGgtaaaaaattatcttttcatgaaatatttaaaatggATACTCCTAAAATTCCAATGTTTGACGATGCtgcaaaaatatatttagttcCAAAAGTGGACAGTGATGATTGGTTAGTTAAATGGGATAAAAGTTCAGCAATTGAGAAGAGAATCTAA
- the TPHA0L01400 gene encoding uncharacterized protein (similar to Saccharomyces cerevisiae KRE2 (YDR483W) and KTR6 (YPL053C); ancestral locus Anc_8.505), which yields MDIKWVLLLVCNTLDTPSNHQRITSFKQIKTLNMRVVLSRRVLRFAVFVTLSFFFLLFFVSNTASISKSDGILGNFQLPDMSQYIFHAGEPQLGSANLTDPFGMSESTQNKLEALRAELNDKDSLINQRLRKEQEFRFLESQNIESFNALISNNLNDFDFNTNLQGLSDEDILKQSEIPAKQKEADKLKLEKAIAAQKSSIEKPGKDDLNKYLGVSYANVGKRPKACFLFVLHQHLKFQTVEQIVKSVTELEEKFNSKFRYPYVFIAETEFTPEEKQLITTEIKSKVDVQFGVIPKKLVDYPEWIDQNKAAAGRSKLYNTPFGSSESFKLMQRYLSGFLWQHDLLANFDWYWRIEPNISLYCDMQYDIFRWMQDTGSVYSFIYSEKTEQDAVSSIWKSTKRFWKEKPNYVVKNNLERFGWKNNGQDYNLCYFLSTLEVGNLNYWRSPTYKDYFDFIDHEGGIFYERWTDEVIRTLALTNHVDKTKIHFFQEIALSYDGKLNCPIDNFVWKDNNCNCDQGDDFTFSTNSCTVRYYDERKIKKPDGWNS from the coding sequence ATGGATATAAAGTGGGTTTTATTGCTAGTCTGTAATACTCTAGATACCCCCTCCAACCACCAGAGAATCACATCTTTCAAGCAGATCAAAACACTAAATATGAGAGTGGTGTTAAGTAGAAGAGTGCTCAGGTTTGCCGTCTTTGTTACactttctttctttttcttgttgttttttgtttcaaaCACAGCTTCGATTTCAAAGTCAGATGGCATTCTGGGGAATTTCCAATTACCCGATATGTCCCAGTACATCTTCCATGCAGGTGAGCCTCAGCTGGGCTCTGCGAACCTGACCGATCCATTCGGGATGTCCGAGTCAACCCAGAACAAACTGGAAGCATTGAGAGCAGAACTAAACGACAAGGACAGTCTGATCAACCAAAGACTAAGGAAGGAACAAGAGTTCAGGTTCCTGGAGTCGCAGAATATCGAGTCCTTCAATGCGTTGATCAGCAATAATCTCAATGATTTCGATTTCAATACAAATTTGCAAGGCTTGAGTGACGAGGATATATTGAAACAGAGCGAGATTCCTGCCAAACAGAAGGAGGCTGACAAATTGAAATTGGAGAAAGCTATCGCTGCTCAGAAAAGTTCAATTGAAAAGCCGGGGAAAGATGAtctaaataaatatttggGTGTCTCGTATGCTAATGTTGGAAAACGACCAAAAGCGTGTTTCTTATTTGTCCTGCATCAACATTTGAAGTTCCAAACCGTGGAACAGATTGTCAAGTCAGTGACAGAGctagaagaaaaattcaacAGTAAGTTTAGATATCCGTACGTTTTCATCGCTGAGACTGAATTCACTCCAGAAGAAAAGCAATTGATCACAACCGAAATTAAATCGAAGGTCGACGTCCAATTTGGTGTTATTCCAAAGAAACTAGTTGACTATCCAGAGTGGATCGACCAAAACAAGGCTGCCGCAGGCAGATCGAAGTTGTACAACACACCTTTTGGTTCATCGGAATCCTTCAAATTGATGCAAAGATATCTTTCTGGTTTCTTATGGCAGCACGACCTATTAGCAAACTTCGACTGGTATTGGAGAATTGAACCAAATATTAGCTTGTATTGTGATATGCAATACGACATTTTCAGATGGATGCAAGACACTGGTTCCGTCTATTCATTCATCTATTCTGAAAAGACAGAACAGGACGCGGTCTCTTCGATTTGGAAGTCAACTAAGCGTTTCTGGAAAGAAAAACCAAACTATGTCGTCAAGAACAATCTTGAACGTTTTGGATGGAAGAATAATGGTCAAGACTATAACTTATGTTATTTCCTATCAACTTTGGAAGTAGGTAATTTGAATTACTGGAGATCACCAACTTATAAAGATTATTTCGACTTCATAGATCATGAAGGTGGTATCTTTTATGAAAGATGGACGGATGAAGTTATAAGAACTCTTGCTCTAACTAATCATGTCGATAAGACAAAGATTCATTTCTTCCAAGAGATTGCTCTGTCTTATGATGGAAAACTAAATTGCccaattgataattttgtCTGGAAGGATAACAATTGTAATTGTGATCAAGGTGACGATTTTACTTTTAGCACAAACTCATGTACAGTTAGGTATTATgatgaaagaaaaattaagaaacCAGACGGATGGAATAGTTAA
- the IFA38 gene encoding ketoreductase (similar to Saccharomyces cerevisiae YBR159W; ancestral locus Anc_8.512) — protein MAVSFIKQLEAVSSRSSCVNILLWSVFCFGILKSTTLLLRFLACFFDLFVLPPVDYKKYGAKNGNYCVVTGASDGIGKEYAAQMAKRGFNLVLISRTLSKLETIKREFTEKYHIKVEILAIDVSEDSAENYQQIKELCEKLPISVLINNVGQSHSIPVPFLETEEKEMRDIITINNTATLMITQIISPIIDKTVNGSSKKLRGLILTMGSFGGLIPTPLLATYSGSKAFLQSWSNALAGELSEKNIDVQLVVSYLVTSAMSKIRRSSALVPTEKAFVASTLKNVGRRCGAQERYATITPFWSHAIYEFLIDESFGVYSKIVNSINYSFHKSIRIRALKKAAREAKKN, from the coding sequence ATGGCtgtttcatttattaaacaattagaAGCTGTTAGTAGCAGAAGCTCCTGTGTAAACATTTTACTCTGGTCTGTCTTCTGTTTTGGTATTTTAAAGTCAACAACTTTACTCTTGAGGTTTTTAGCATGTTTCTTTGATTTATTTGTGTTGCCACCGGTCGATTATAAGAAATATGGTGCTAAGAATGGTAACTACTGTGTTGTCACAGGTGCTAGTGATGGTATTGGTAAAGAATACGCTGCTCAAATGGCTAAACGTGGTTTCAACTTAGTATTGATTTCAAGGACATTGTCTAAATTAGAGACTATTAAAAGAGAATTCActgaaaaatatcatattaAAGTTGAGATTTTAGCAATTGATGTCTCTGAGGACTCTGCTGAAAATTATCAACAAATTAAAGAACTATGTGAAAAATTACCAATCTCTGTTCTAATTAACAATGTTGGACAATCTCATTCTATCCCTGTTCCATTTCTGGAGactgaagaaaaagaaatgagGGATATTATTACAATCAACAACACTGCAACTTTAATGATCACTCAAATAATCTCCCCAATCATTGACAAGACCGTCAATGGGTCTTCCAAGAAATTACGTGGTTTAATATTAACTATGGGCTCCTTTGGTGGTTTGATCCCAACGCCTCTACTTGCCACCTACAGTGGCTCTAAAGCATTTTTACAAAGTTGGTCTAATGCCTTAGCTGGGGAGTTAAGTGAGAAAAATATTGACGTGCAACTTGTTGTTTCATATCTGGTCACCAGTGCTATGTCCAAGATAAGACGTTCATCTGCCTTAGTGCCAACTGAAAAAGCGTTTGTTGCTTCAACTTTAAAGAATGTTGGTAGACGTTGTGGTGCTCAAGAAAGATATGCCACCATTACACCATTCTGGTCGCACGCTATCTATGAATTCCTAATAGATGAATCATTCGGTGTGTACTCCAAGATTGTCAATAGTATCAACTACTCTTTCCATAAGTCAATCAGAATTAGAGCTTTAAAGAAAGCTGCGAGAGAGGccaagaaaaattaa
- the ICS2 gene encoding Ics2p (similar to Saccharomyces cerevisiae ICS2 (YBR157C); ancestral locus Anc_8.508): MDTPPRRESAAFTLSDDERQSMGQFSFPSSPVSQTSPASSHHFDDFGSNELKNSPFDKSKNDTNKSLILNDRRRSIHRRQQQPISFTTYGPFLGHDITKYNHGASGIGINSASFEESVAKQQFMTNDIILNTQNQIRRNSASNYQSLFEFARCNNIDMSNKKFVSCPESGDVDNNSKIDINVPNCDIYDCYKDE; this comes from the coding sequence ATGGACACGCCTCCCAGACGAGAATCCGCTGCATTCACTCTGAGTGATGACGAACGGCAGAGCATGGGCCAGTTTAGTTTCCCGAGTTCACCGGTATCCCAGACTTCTCCAGCTAGTTCTCACCATTTCGATGACTTCGGCAGCAACGAACTGAAGAACAGTCCCTTCGATAAGAGTAAAAACGATACAAACAAGTCACTCATACTGAACgacagaagaagaagtatACATCGCAGGCAACAACAACCCATCTCATTCACCACATACGGACCATTTCTGGGACATGATATCACCAAATATAACCATGGTGCAAGTGGCATAGGTATAAATAGCGCTTCTTTCGAAGAATCCGTCGCTAAACAGCAGTTCATGACgaatgatattattttaaatacaCAAAATCAGATAAGAAGAAATAGTGCATCCAACTACCAGAGTCTGTTTGAATTTGCAAGATGCAATAACATAGATATGAGTAATAAAAAGTTTGTCAGCTGTCCAGAATCTGGAGATGTTGATAACAATTCCAAAATTGACATCAACGTCCCGAATTGTGACATTTATGACTGTTATAAAGACGAGTGA
- the CDC28 gene encoding cyclin-dependent serine/threonine-protein kinase CDC28 (similar to Saccharomyces cerevisiae CDC28 (YBR160W); ancestral locus Anc_8.513) gives MSGELANYKRLEKVGEGTYGVVYKALDLRHNQRVVALKKIRLESEDEGVPSTAIREISLLKELKDDNIVRLYDIVHSDAHKLYLVFEFLDLDLKRYMEGVPKDQSLGDNIIKKFMMQLCKGIAYCHAHRILHRDLKPQNLLINKEGNLKLGDFGLARAFGVPLRAYTHEIVTLWYRSPEVLLGGKQYSTGVDIWSMGCIFAEMCNRKPLFSGDSEIDQIFKIFRVLGTPNETIWPDIVYLPDFKSTFPKWHRKDLAQIVPSLDSNGIDLLDKLLAYDPINRISARRACVHPYFQDST, from the coding sequence ATGAGTGGTGAATTAGCTAATTACAAGAGGCTAGAAAAAGTCGGTGAAGGTACATACGGTGTTGTTTATAAGGCATTGGATCTTCGCCATAATCAGAGGGTGGTTGCATTGAAGAAGATCCGTCTCGAGAGTGAAGATGAAGGTGTTCCGAGTACAGCAATTAGAGAGATTTCACTTttgaaagaattgaaagaCGATAATATTGTTAGACTCTATGATATTGTACACTCCGATGCACATAAGTTATACTTGGTATTTGAATTCTTGGACCTGGATTTGAAGAGATACATGGAAGGTGTGCCTAAGGATCAATCATTAGgagataatattattaagaaATTCATGATGCAATTATGCAAAGGTATTGCATACTGTCATGCGCATAGAATATTACATAGAGATCTGAAGCCACAGAACCTATTGATCAACAAAGAAGgtaatttgaaattagGTGATTTTGGTTTGGCAAGAGCCTTTGGGGTCCCATTAAGAGCATATACACATGAAATTGTGACATTATGGTATAGATCACCAGAAGTGTTACTGGGCGGTAAGCAATATAGTACAGGTGTTGACATATGGTCTATGGGATGCATATTTGCGGAAATGTGCAACAGAAAACCACTATTCAGTGGTGACAGTGAAATCGACCAAATTTTCAAGATCTTTAGAGTACTGGGAACTCCAAACGAAACCATTTGGCCAGATATCGTATACCTACCAGATTTCAAGTCTACATTCCCAAAATGGCACAGAAAGGACCTTGCTCAAATAGTCCCTTCATTGGATTCCAACGGTATTGATTTGTTAGACAAGTTATTAGCTTATGATCCAATCAACAGAATAAGCGCAAGAAGAGCATGTGTTCATCCATATTTCCAAGATTCCACTTAG
- the TPHA0L01410 gene encoding uncharacterized protein, translating into MPSSGIKPTEPAPKGKFTHLLYENFYGLFPNKPKYLPEDYPDLTGKTAIVTGSNVGIGFYTMKLLYSKNCNVISVVRTQAKGEAAKESILEEIKDSKGSITVVGGCDLADFETVKPAAKKIEEALGSNPLNIIIHNAGIAPAVNTQTSKLGYEMIFATNVMGPQLLQHFLDPLFLKEDDKLKRIVWLSSAIHYASSPEYGINWEDPLYENSPVDKRPNATTLYGNSKAANAYQAKAWATRHKEIVDKIGCVSVSCFPGLLKSALTRDLSAFSNKVLSYLQYDTIYGAYAELYAALNPSFTIKDQGVYIVPFDEVHEPRADIAAAMKNGTDLVLWDWIETKISEFF; encoded by the coding sequence ATGCCATCAAGTGGAATCAAGCCTACTGAACCTGCTCCAAAGGGAAAGTTCACACATCTTTTATATGAAAATTTCTATGGTCTTTTTCCTAACAAGccaaaatatttaccaGAAGATTATCCTGATTTAACTGGCAAGACTGCTATTGTCACCGGTTCAAATGTTGGCATTGGTTTCTACACTATGAAGTTACTATATTCCAAGAATTGTAATGTTATATCAGTTGTGAGAACACAAGCAAAAGGTGAGGCTGCCAAGGAATCTATTTTGGAAGAAATTAAGGACTCCAAGGGATCAATTACTGTTGTAGGTGGTTGTGACTTGGCTGATTTTGAAACTGTCAAGCCAGCTGCTaagaaaattgaagaagcaTTAGGATCAAACccattgaatattattatccaCAATGCCGGTATTGCCCCAGCTGTTAATACTCAAACATCAAAACTCGGTTATGAAATGATTTTCGCTACAAATGTAATGGGTCCACAACTTTTACAGCATTTCTTAGATCCATTGTTTTTGAAAGAAGATGATAAGTTGAAAAGAATTGTTTGGCTAAGTTCTGCAATTCACTATGCTTCATCACCTGAGTATGGTATTAATTGGGAGGATCCATTGTATGAAAATTCACCAGTAGACAAAAGACCAAATGCTACTACGCTTTATGGTAACTCTAAAGCTGCTAATGCTTATCAAGCCAAAGCTTGGGCCACAAGACACAAAGAAAttgttgataaaattgGTTGTGTATCTGTATCATGTTTCCCGGGTCTATTAAAATCCGCGTTGACAAGAGATTTGAGTGCATTCTCTAACAAAGTTCTGTCATATTTGCAATACGATACTATTTATGGCGCATACGCCGAACTATATGCTGCTCTAAATCCAAGTTTCACCATTAAGGACCAAGGTGTCTACATTGTTCCTTTCGATGAAGTTCACGAACCAAGGGCAGACATTGCAGCTGCCATGAAAAATGGTACTGATTTAGTCTTATGGGACTGGattgaaacaaaaatatccgagttcttttaa
- the SLI15 gene encoding Sli15p (similar to Saccharomyces cerevisiae SLI15 (YBR156C); ancestral locus Anc_8.507) produces MDWAIKAAKKKTQVLPGSTRSIIESLNALNNVIITDQNSINAVISKEKEWLNSNFGILSSSFDNSKLSISLISPEKTVSIEDNKKVTDISNAEESLSDVLRYKDSDAENVRNGEYVPSIRYAPLPKQYNSEQHITPESTNTVNIVGIQNSNKTDNTGTTTLSSYEVPKERSSPWSPYKVDKLLNGPLSNSRVMDQSSTSSNIVNKTASVDLKTSADISETHQKSLSAVSNTSTSVNVTRSKPLENKRKQDLAKRRSNMFVPLPDKDPLVVQPFSSNATNTNIQSFKEVSDNKPRRSLLIPINTHENFNDSKFVKQSKHIPQLSTSSKNNKNNHNNPGIRKSPSISSNISKSKGSTPSKNVFDRLSKLPTKSFENKILPKSNRPFSSAIDLKGSPIRRTSFRPKKRETIDETMEQALKNIFSTKEEFSMPGAKFKDDNTRRSLIPKYNRYESTTKLSNSAMKSIDHKHEILKRTQQISPLRSTNISKKLTKNPSPPSIPRKTIGRMSMSSKNISISPLRSRLHANSPSPLKNKIAIGRMSTNPPLPHKNDNPSNHEQNRNKLEVVKKNDRLTGFKLLSSIESNNNVISNGLSNGSNSKRLSYMKDSKLQNKYEESKQLATQSIKHKAQKIPNLATGQQRNDNENYVSDNILHDLHTKDYRNKIGAISKYSPTQSTNNADQSLPEIFSDSDSEDNKVLAPWAESPRLQEQLKIQETWNTSQLFGSFPPLYMDEIFHNSRLNKFKTGQSLSYKNK; encoded by the coding sequence ATGGATTGGGCTATAAAAGCTgcaaaaaagaaaacgCAGGTTCTTCCTGGTTCGACTAGATCGATAATAGAATCATTAAATGCATTAAACAACGTGATAATAACTGATCAGAATAGTATCAATGCAGTAATTAGTAAAGAGAAAGAATGGTTGAATTCTAATTTCGGCATTTTATCGAGCTCATTTGACAATTCAAAATTGtctatttcattaataagCCCTGAAAAGACAGTGTCAATTGAGGACAATAAAAAAGTTACCGATATATCTAATGCAGAAGAAAGTTTATCAGATGTTCTAAGATATAAGGATTCTGATGCAGAAAATGTTAGAAATGGAGAATATGTTCCATCTATTCGTTATGCACCACTTCCCAAACAATACAATTCTGAACAACATATAACTCCAGAATCCACTAATACAGTTAATATTGTTGGTATCCAAAACTCAAATAAAACAGATAACACAGGAACAACCACATTGTCATCTTATGAAGTCCCAAAAGAAAGGTCCTCTCCATGGTCCCCCTATAAAGTTGACAAACTTTTAAATGGACCTTTATCTAACTCAAGAGTTATGGATCAATCTTCAACAAGTTCTAACATCGTCAACAAAACAGCTTCGGTAGATTTAAAAACTTCTGCGGATATTTCCGAGACTCATCAAAAGAGCTTATCTGCTGTAAGTAATACATCAACATCAGTCAATGTTACAAGATCAAAACCTTtagaaaacaaaagaaaacagGATCTTGCTAAGAGAAGATCAAATATGTTTGTGCCACTACCTGATAAAGATCCATTGGTGGTTCAaccattttcttcaaatgcAACTAATACAAATATTCAATCGTTCAAAGAAGTATCTGATAACAAGCCAAGAAGATCATTACTGATACCAATTAATACACACgaaaatttcaatgattCTAAATTTGTTAAACAGAGCAAGCATATACCTCAATTATCCACTTCTTCTAAgaacaataaaaataaccACAATAATCCAGGGATAAGAAAATCACCTTCAATTTCATCCAACATTAGCAAATCAAAAGGAAGCACACCTTCAAAAAATGTATTTGATAGGTTATCTAAGTTACCAAcaaaatcttttgaaaataaaatattaccTAAGAGTAATAGACCGTTTTCCTCTGCAATAGATTTGAAAGGTTCTCCCATTAGGAGAACATCATTTCGCCCAAAGAAGAGAGaaacaattgatgaaaCTATGGAACAAGCATTAAAAAACATCTTCTCtacaaaagaagaattttcCATGCCAGGTGCCAAATTTAAAGACGATAATACAAGAAGGTCATTAATACCGAAATACAACAGATATGAATCGACTACAAAGTTATCGAATTCGGCAATGAAATCGATTGACCATAAAcatgaaatattgaaaaggACCCAGCAAATTTCACCATTGAGAAGTACTAATATATCGAAAAAACTAACTAAAAATCCTAGTCCTCCTAGTATACCTCGTAAAACTATTGGCAGAATGTCTATGAGtagtaaaaatatttcgaTTTCACCATTACGTTCAAGGTTACATGCTAACTCACCATCACcacttaaaaataaaattgcaATAGGAAGAATGAGTACAAACCCTCCATTACCtcataaaaatgataatcCAAGTAACCATGAAcaaaatagaaataaattagaagttgtaaagaaaaatgaCAGATTGACTGGTTTCAAACTGTTATCCTCCATAGAGTCAAATAATAACGTAATTTCTAATGGACTCTCCAATGGAAGCAATTCAAAAAGATTATCATACATGAAAGATTCGaaacttcaaaataaatatgaagAATCAAAACAACTTGCTACTCAGTCCATAAAGCATAAAGCACAAAAGATACCAAATTTAGCTACCGGTCAGCAGCgaaatgataatgaaaattatgTGAGTGATAATATCTTGCATGACTTACACACAAAGGATTATAGAAATAAGATCGGAGCTATATCTAAATATAGTCCTACACAATCAACAAATAATGCTGATCAGTCTTTAccagaaatattttctgaTTCCGATTCAGAGGATAATAAAGTTTTGGCACCTTGGGCTGAAAGTCCAAGGCTACAAGAGCAGTTAAAAATACAAGAGACATGGAATACAAGCCAGCTATTTGGATCATTCCCTCCCTTATATATGGATGAAATATTCCATAACTCAagattaaataaatttaaaactgGACAATCGCTAtcttataaaaataaataa